TTCTCAAACACATTGACTTTCATTGTTAAGGAGGTATGTTAACACCTGCTTGATAAGCTTTCTCTTTCATCCACTTTTAGTAGACGGAATCACATGATCACGGTTATTCTCATGGGTTCGAGCAGGTTGAGCAAAGCACAGGTGAACCATTGGACGATGGTGTGGAAGATGAGTACCAGCTCGAGGACCTTGAAGTTGTTGCTGCTGACTACATGGTGAACGTCGGTGTCTCCAATTTCCGAAATGCATGGGAAAACATGGACGAGGAAAACGAGCTTGTAGATGAGTATGGCCTTGGACCAAGAGACAGCTTAGGGGAAGCTGTAAAAGCTGTAACTGATCTTCTTGGCATGCAGTCTTGTGAGGTTAGGCGTGCTTCTCCCTTACTTAAATACTGTTTTGTTAACATCATTGAAAGCTCTCCCCTTGTTCTCAAGTCATAATTTTTTGGTTCAGGGTACGGAGACAGTGGCGAGCAACGCAAGGTCACACACAAGCTTACTATCAGGTTTGTACATAGGAAACGTGAAAGTGTTGGTGAAGGCACAATTCGGAATGGACAGCTCAAAAGAAATTGTAATGAAACTGGCTGTTCGAGCAGAGGACCCATCTGTCAGCGATGCGATTCACGCACTTGTTGCCAACGGCTAAACATATTAAAGTGTTCTTTGCTAGAGAAAGACATCGAGAGAATCTATAACTATATGATTTGTTTGTCTTAAAcccttttggtattttgatgTTGCCTCAACATTTTTGGTGTTTGCTACGTTTTACCATTAGTATAAATATTCTTTTGAGCATCAGTCGTTGTTGATCTTTTCTTTAATAAAGGACAACATTGATTAAGAATATTTATAtgaattggagaaaaaaaaaccaaaatgattgacctgaaaaaaaaagagagtaggaACTAGGAGACTTGTGGAATGAGGCTTTTGCTACATAATTCGCAAGGAAGgaaaaagaatgaaacaagaaaTGAACATGATAACGAGAGGCAGATACAGCGAAGAAGAGCTTTCTGATCCGTTCTTCTCCGTTGCTTTATCTGAAGTCACATATTTATTCATTTCTCCTCTTATGCTTCCATCTCCTGCTCTTGGGTAGATGCAACTGTTATAAcctaaaaacagaaaaagccaaaaataatgaaataactGTTAGTGTATGGCATGTGTAATTAGACGAAATGTGTGACTCGATCGCACTCTTAATGTAGACATGAAAACTTTAGAAATATTATGTCAAATAATCTGTATCATATATTCCTATTTAACTTCTTTCTACGTACCTAGATACTGTACAAATATAATAAGttcagaagagaaaagaagaaaaaacaaacaaagtacaAATATAAGTTTATTAGCTTGTATTAAGAACAAAATCAGAGGAACCCTAGCtagatatataattacaaaatgagatgagaaaaataaaatagaaatatatcaTTATTTGGGTTTATGGCTTTCTTATTCGTTCTTTGTAACAGATCACATGTAGCATGACTCAAGAAGATCTAATGAACTCATGAATGTCCCTAATGTTGGTTTAGATCTCACATGCAGCTTTCTTGaaccataataataataataaaaaaattggctGTCACAGTCTCATGAACTCACGATTTATAGCAAGTCGGACATgaaagatgaagaggaaaaTAACTTACTAGGGTTATTCGAAGTGATCCTCGCGGTTTTAGAGAAATCGCAATCCGTAGGGTTTTCAGGAGACTTTTGGAAATAGAGATTCATGGCATAGGCTGTATGAGACATGAGATTGTTAGGCTCGAAACAAAGCCCTCCTGGCATTATTGGGCCACAGTCGATTCCCTGCCCACAAACCCAATCTAGACTATCTTGCAACTGTTCTTCAGTCGCATCATCCTTTGGCACACACCATCCCATCGATGTTGCTTCACCCAATGGCGGAGATTGTGACGTCTACTATCATCACAAATAACATTCACTAGAAATGGTTGACTATCTCATAAATAAGCAATTCATGTCGTCTAGCAATTGAAAGATTCCCATTGTAGTTTCATGCAACTATGGTTGCCTTAAATAGCAAGAATATATATCCGGCTTTTCATATGCCGCGGGGGATTAGATCAATGCGGATGCGAGATCCCatggttattatttggttatattATCTTAGTACCTGACTACTAGTAGTTTTAGTGAGGCCAATGTCGTAGGCCATCGAAAGGTCAGGCTTGAAAAGGCCAAAAGAACGCTCAAAGGAAGGACCCGGCTTGAGATTTTCATCAAATAGAGCAAAAATGTAAGTGTCGATGGATTTGCCGGGCATGAGCGGAGTCCCAACCATGGACCTCAAGTGAGCAACAAGGTTCCCATTGTAAGCCTTAGCATTCTCAACACTCGGACCCACCTCGTTACTGTCACCGGTCGATGGCCAACCAGTTTCAGCCACAACCACTTCCAGTTTTTCGAATCCCATCGATTTCAAAGCTGAGTGCACGGCATCAACCTAGGCAAAACCACATGTTTGTATCAGTATAACGTGTTTCGGTGTGTGCAAATGCTGGTTCTATCTTACTATaatgagtttgattctttctaagtggaaaaaaaaaagtaaatttaaagAGAGATAATTAGTTCCTCAAtacaaaatctctttttttttggacaacattTTAAGGGGGGATAAAGTtattagtaataaataaaattccaacGTTCAAATACAGACTTTTCACATGATTTAcaattgtaataaataattgaaGATCTCGGTGCAGCAATATGCATGTTATATAATAAATGAACCATACCTTGAGACTGAGACCAAATAAACAAATGCATAGctgtttatttaattaaatgattattaaTAATGTACACTATGTCATATGACGTTTGAGCTGGATTAATAATGTACACTAAGCGGTCCACcaatttcaaaaccaaagaCTTGCCCACTTCATAGATTGAATAGCAAGTTCAAGAAaatgttataataatattgGTCATCATTTAATAAGAATAATGCTCTATTTTGTTTAGTACAAAACCGAGAATGAGAGTTTAGATATTACAAATACAAGTGTAAGTAATTTTACCTGTGCATCGAACATGTTCGTGTACTTGATTCCAGTGTTAGAGTCGACCCGTCCAGCGTTAGGCTGGAAAAGGCAAAACGCTAGCGTTTCGGGTCTCGGGTCGCTTTGATACGCAAAGAAGGGGTACGGGTTGATGGCAAAAGGTGACCCGGTATCGCTAAGGAACTGTAGAATACCCTTTAAACCAGCCTGATAACTGAGAGCAAACGAACCAGCTGATGGCGGTTCGGAGTTGCCAAGCACCGTCATTGCGTGTACCGTAGACACCTTGATTTTTCCGCCTAGTGAAACCGCCTCAAgagaattttggatattttgcaTAGCCGGGAGAAGCTGGTTCACCAGATTCAGGTCATTCGACAATAGTAACTGCACCAAAGAAATATTTAGTGATTTAAATTACTTCcatacattttaatttaaataacacaTATCTATGTGGTTGTTCAAGTCGATGGacaaagtttacaaaaataacatcaagaaaacaaattcttgaAAGCGGGTTGAAACCGTGAaagatttagggattttatcaAGAAAACTCATTAATAATTTGTGAGATATATTTGATTGAGAGGAGGAGTTCACCTCATTGCCAACATTGATGAGGATGATGTTCGAGGCAGGATAGAAAGGGAGTACGTTGGAACTAATCCACTGAGAGGCGACGTTGAGATCCGAGGCTACAGACGGGAGATCACCATTGGCTACTCCGATAACAATGCCGATGCCCGTGCCAGCCAAGGATTTGATGATGGAGGGATCGGCATTGTATAGCCTCACTTTTTGGATGGAGGTGGATTGGAGGAGTTTGGCCGTTTCGGACGGTGATGGGAGGTTGTCGGCTAGTAAGCCGTAGTTTACT
The Camelina sativa cultivar DH55 chromosome 15, Cs, whole genome shotgun sequence DNA segment above includes these coding regions:
- the LOC104747420 gene encoding glucan endo-1,3-beta-glucosidase 7; its protein translation is MVLSIFFPLLFILFFFPPSNAQSFIGVNYGLLADNLPSPSETAKLLQSTSIQKVRLYNADPSIIKSLAGTGIGIVIGVANGDLPSVASDLNVASQWISSNVLPFYPASNIILINVGNELLLSNDLNLVNQLLPAMQNIQNSLEAVSLGGKIKVSTVHAMTVLGNSEPPSAGSFALSYQAGLKGILQFLSDTGSPFAINPYPFFAYQSDPRPETLAFCLFQPNAGRVDSNTGIKYTNMFDAQVDAVHSALKSMGFEKLEVVVAETGWPSTGDSNEVGPSVENAKAYNGNLVAHLRSMVGTPLMPGKSIDTYIFALFDENLKPGPSFERSFGLFKPDLSMAYDIGLTKTTSSQTSQSPPLGEATSMGWCVPKDDATEEQLQDSLDWVCGQGIDCGPIMPGGLCFEPNNLMSHTAYAMNLYFQKSPENPTDCDFSKTARITSNNPSYNSCIYPRAGDGSIRGEMNKYVTSDKATEKNGSESSSSLYLPLVIMFISCFILFPSLRIM